In one window of Sinorhizobium chiapasense DNA:
- a CDS encoding lipopolysaccharide biosynthesis protein, producing MNAENIQFGRLALRGGLVTGGAQAIRMVIQFVSVVVLARLLAPEDFGLVASVSPVVAFVGLFQNLGLQQAVIQRKEIGERELNHVFWISTLVGLICTLVVVALSPAIAVFYGDERMTAIAIAAALPLLLGSLAALPLALMNRHLKFGQLALNDVYAAVVGLLVTAGAAYLGMGYWSLVIGPAASAAVALMAAWWATRWMPGRPAFAIDRDIISFGANLTGFNLVNFFSRNLDNVLIGKYSGPIELGYYDRAYKLLLFPLQNITQPLSRVMIPLMSRIQEDKPRFRDIYMRTNWLLAAVTMPGIAALTAAAEPTVSILFGEKWLPVAPIFAWLGIASLMQPVSSTTGWIFICQGETKTMFRWGIYSSLTTVLSFVVGLQWGAIGVAAAYAISGYLLRVPVLAWLLRRVGPVSAMDFLFVQGLFLVSALAAWICYRLLPEALTGSSDFLALASAICLNYGLALVFALALRQPRQVLFDILSKAMSAIRR from the coding sequence TTGAACGCAGAAAACATCCAATTCGGTCGGCTCGCGCTTCGTGGCGGGCTGGTGACGGGTGGCGCCCAGGCCATTCGCATGGTCATCCAGTTCGTCTCCGTCGTCGTGCTCGCACGTTTGCTGGCACCGGAGGACTTCGGCCTCGTCGCATCGGTCAGCCCGGTCGTCGCCTTCGTCGGGCTTTTCCAGAACCTCGGGCTTCAGCAGGCGGTCATCCAGCGCAAGGAAATCGGAGAGAGAGAGCTCAATCACGTCTTCTGGATCAGCACCCTCGTCGGCCTGATCTGCACCCTCGTCGTTGTCGCGCTTTCGCCGGCAATTGCCGTTTTCTACGGCGACGAGCGCATGACGGCGATTGCGATTGCCGCAGCGCTACCGCTGCTCCTCGGCAGCCTGGCCGCGCTCCCGCTCGCTTTGATGAACCGGCACCTGAAGTTCGGGCAATTGGCGTTGAACGATGTTTATGCCGCAGTCGTGGGCCTTCTCGTCACTGCCGGAGCCGCCTATCTCGGGATGGGCTACTGGTCGCTCGTCATTGGCCCCGCGGCATCTGCGGCGGTCGCCCTCATGGCCGCGTGGTGGGCCACGCGCTGGATGCCGGGGCGTCCGGCCTTCGCGATCGACCGCGACATCATCTCGTTCGGCGCCAATCTCACCGGCTTCAACCTCGTCAACTTCTTCTCGCGCAACCTCGACAACGTCCTGATCGGCAAGTATTCCGGGCCGATCGAGCTCGGTTATTACGACCGGGCCTACAAGCTTCTCCTGTTCCCGCTGCAGAACATCACGCAGCCTCTGTCGCGCGTGATGATCCCGCTGATGAGCCGCATCCAGGAGGACAAGCCCCGGTTTCGCGATATCTACATGCGCACCAACTGGCTGCTCGCCGCGGTCACCATGCCCGGCATTGCGGCGCTGACTGCGGCCGCCGAGCCAACCGTCAGCATCCTTTTCGGTGAGAAATGGCTGCCGGTCGCGCCGATCTTCGCCTGGCTTGGAATCGCGAGCCTGATGCAGCCGGTTTCGAGCACCACGGGCTGGATCTTCATCTGCCAGGGCGAGACGAAGACGATGTTCCGCTGGGGCATATATTCGTCGCTGACGACGGTGCTCTCCTTCGTCGTCGGCCTGCAATGGGGCGCGATCGGTGTCGCCGCCGCCTATGCCATCAGCGGCTACCTCTTGCGCGTTCCGGTACTTGCCTGGTTGCTGCGGCGGGTGGGGCCGGTATCGGCGATGGATTTCCTTTTCGTCCAGGGCCTCTTTCTCGTGTCGGCCCTGGCGGCCTGGATTTGCTACCGGCTGCTGCCGGAAGCCCTGACCGGAAGCTCGGACTTCCTCGCCCTCGCTTCCGCGATTTGCCTCAACTACGGACTGGCGCTCGTCTTCGCGCTCGCCCTACGCCAGCCGCGCCAGGTTCTGTTCGACATCCTTTCGAAGGCCATGAGCGCCATTCGCCGCTAA
- a CDS encoding glycosyltransferase yields the protein MRIGFIVGQFPSLSETFVIGQMAGLLHRGFEVDVVCNGISDYNFADRRQEPLATLLARTRDWWGAAGRTRPVIERLPAKLRDKVSTALDMSSVARLNECDVLVAHFGHNGARAARLKKWKRLKPPIVTIFHGYDVGVPLYERGLGRYNDLFEYGALNLTVNGFFRRVLVEAGAPEAKVAVHHMGIDLKKIPYAWKSWRGSPLQLISVCRLAEKKGVEYALRALARLRAVAPELAWHYTIIGDGPLRQPLEALASELGIAEQVSFLGSLAHQDVKEWLRRSHAFVLPSVTARNGDVEGIPVALMEAMAAGLTVVSSNHSGIPELIEDQKTGFLADERDVETLASRLRFVAEHPEQCEDVALQARKKVEAEFDMAALDNDFAEIVSRIARAEGDRATSASIALTR from the coding sequence ATGCGCATCGGTTTCATAGTCGGTCAGTTTCCGTCGCTTTCGGAAACCTTCGTCATCGGCCAGATGGCCGGCCTGTTGCATCGCGGCTTCGAGGTCGATGTCGTCTGCAACGGGATATCGGATTATAATTTCGCGGATCGGCGGCAGGAGCCGCTCGCCACCCTTCTCGCACGAACCCGTGACTGGTGGGGTGCGGCGGGGCGCACGCGTCCGGTCATCGAGCGGCTGCCGGCAAAACTTCGCGACAAGGTCTCGACCGCGCTCGACATGTCGTCGGTTGCCCGCCTGAATGAATGCGATGTCCTCGTCGCGCATTTCGGGCACAACGGCGCTCGCGCCGCGCGGCTGAAGAAATGGAAGCGGCTGAAGCCGCCGATCGTCACGATCTTCCACGGCTACGACGTAGGGGTGCCGCTCTACGAGCGGGGCCTCGGCCGATACAATGATCTGTTCGAATACGGCGCGCTCAACCTGACCGTGAATGGCTTCTTTCGCCGCGTTCTGGTGGAAGCCGGAGCGCCGGAAGCCAAGGTTGCCGTGCACCACATGGGGATCGATCTCAAGAAGATTCCCTATGCGTGGAAATCCTGGCGCGGCTCTCCGCTGCAATTGATTTCAGTATGCCGGCTGGCCGAGAAAAAGGGCGTGGAATACGCGCTGCGCGCGCTCGCCCGACTGCGTGCCGTCGCGCCAGAACTCGCCTGGCACTACACGATCATCGGTGACGGTCCCTTGCGGCAACCACTGGAGGCGCTCGCCTCGGAACTCGGCATCGCCGAGCAGGTTTCCTTCCTCGGCAGCCTCGCCCATCAGGACGTCAAGGAGTGGCTGCGGCGCTCGCACGCCTTCGTGCTGCCGAGCGTCACGGCCAGGAACGGCGATGTCGAAGGCATACCGGTGGCGCTGATGGAGGCCATGGCGGCCGGTCTGACCGTGGTAAGTTCCAACCATTCCGGCATTCCCGAACTGATCGAGGATCAGAAGACGGGCTTCCTCGCCGACGAAAGAGACGTCGAGACGCTTGCAAGCCGCCTGCGCTTTGTCGCGGAGCATCCCGAGCAATGCGAGGACGTAGCGCTGCAGGCAAGGAAGAAGGTCGAGGCCGAATTCGACATGGCGGCGCTCGACAATGATTTTGCCGAAATCGTCAGCCGGATCGCCAGAGCGGAAGGAGATCGTGCGACTTCCGCTTCCATCGCTCTAACTCGTTAG
- a CDS encoding glycosyltransferase, whose translation MKVLFAGGNGYYPEFSGGVQSSTHHLVQQLRDRGHEAGVLAALFGDGMFGFKARVRLKLSGERGVMDSFPGYPVVRAWHPWEAATFAVNKLRPDVAVVQCHKSVPIGKALQVHNVPLVIYLRNVEFHELAGDLRELTSAHYIANSEFTARTYKQKYGIDSVVIPPTINPETYKTPTTREYVTFINPYKEKGFELAVRIAEQCPDIPFLFVESWKLADDHRAEIEKIIAPLKNVRLENRTSDMKTVYGRTKILLAPSRWEEAWGRVASEAHCSGIPVVGSTRGGLPEAIGEGGILLDHDGPLEEWTGAIRRLWSDEAEYERLSAAASKFAERPLMQPARQFAAFLEVLDRAAASRASALKAS comes from the coding sequence ATGAAGGTTCTGTTTGCCGGTGGAAACGGTTATTATCCGGAATTCAGCGGCGGCGTTCAGTCGAGCACGCACCACCTCGTCCAGCAGTTGCGTGACCGCGGTCACGAGGCCGGCGTGTTGGCCGCCTTGTTCGGCGACGGCATGTTCGGCTTCAAGGCGCGCGTCAGGCTTAAGTTGTCCGGGGAGCGCGGCGTCATGGACAGCTTTCCCGGCTATCCCGTCGTTCGGGCCTGGCACCCTTGGGAAGCGGCAACCTTCGCCGTCAACAAGCTCCGTCCCGACGTCGCCGTTGTGCAGTGCCACAAATCGGTCCCGATCGGAAAGGCGCTGCAGGTGCACAATGTGCCGCTGGTGATCTATCTCAGAAACGTCGAATTTCACGAACTCGCCGGCGATCTCAGGGAACTGACTTCCGCCCACTACATCGCGAATTCGGAATTTACCGCCCGGACCTACAAGCAGAAATACGGCATCGACTCGGTTGTCATCCCGCCGACGATCAATCCTGAAACCTACAAGACACCGACGACGCGCGAATATGTGACCTTCATCAATCCCTATAAGGAGAAGGGATTCGAGCTGGCGGTTCGCATCGCCGAGCAATGCCCCGACATTCCTTTCCTGTTCGTCGAAAGCTGGAAGCTCGCCGACGATCACCGGGCGGAAATCGAGAAGATCATCGCGCCGCTGAAGAACGTGCGCCTCGAAAACCGCACCAGCGACATGAAGACCGTTTACGGGCGGACGAAGATCCTGCTTGCGCCGAGCAGATGGGAAGAGGCCTGGGGACGGGTAGCGTCCGAGGCGCATTGCAGCGGCATTCCGGTCGTCGGATCGACGCGCGGAGGACTGCCGGAAGCGATCGGCGAAGGCGGCATCCTTCTCGACCACGATGGACCGCTCGAAGAATGGACCGGCGCGATCCGTCGTCTGTGGAGCGACGAGGCCGAATATGAACGGCTGTCGGCAGCGGCCTCGAAATTCGCCGAACGCCCGCTGATGCAGCCTGCCCGCCAGTTTGCGGCATTCCTCGAGGTTCTCGATCGCGCTGCCGCGAGCCGCGCCTCTGCGCTCAAGGCCTCCTGA
- a CDS encoding sulfite oxidase-like oxidoreductase encodes MADDEPIPETKLTSTKRQWAAGGKFLTGRVARPETDRLPPGQHLVKDWPVLDLGQQPHIALETWRLDLTGLIETPLSLDWKAFQSLPQSDTLSDIHCVTTWSRYDNRWQGVLTRDLIDRVMPKPEAEYVVLTSYDGYTTNLPLIDFAAENAVLATRWEGAPISRAHGGPMRLVVPHLYLWKSAKWLTRIDFRAADMAGFWERNGYHMRGDPWLEERYSGD; translated from the coding sequence ATGGCAGATGACGAACCGATACCGGAAACGAAACTGACGTCCACCAAGCGGCAGTGGGCGGCAGGTGGCAAGTTCCTCACGGGGCGCGTCGCGCGCCCGGAGACCGACCGACTGCCGCCTGGCCAACATCTCGTCAAGGACTGGCCGGTTCTGGATCTTGGACAGCAGCCGCACATTGCGCTGGAGACCTGGCGGCTTGACCTGACCGGCCTCATCGAGACGCCGTTGTCACTCGACTGGAAGGCATTCCAGTCCTTGCCGCAGAGCGACACTCTCTCCGACATACATTGCGTGACGACCTGGTCGCGCTACGACAACCGCTGGCAGGGCGTGCTGACGCGCGACCTCATCGACCGGGTGATGCCGAAGCCCGAGGCGGAATATGTCGTGCTGACGAGCTACGACGGCTATACGACCAATCTTCCGCTTATCGACTTCGCTGCAGAGAACGCGGTTCTCGCGACGCGTTGGGAAGGCGCCCCGATCAGCCGTGCCCATGGTGGCCCAATGCGCCTCGTCGTGCCGCACCTCTATCTCTGGAAAAGCGCCAAGTGGCTGACGCGGATCGATTTCCGCGCTGCCGACATGGCCGGCTTCTGGGAGCGGAACGGCTATCACATGCGCGGGGACCCGTGGCTTGAGGAGCGCTATTCCGGCGATTGA
- the ggt gene encoding gamma-glutamyltransferase, translating to MRSLSLKSQSFALIFTLGAVSPWTAQAASPEPVKAEHGMVVTAQHLASDIGVEVMKKGGNAIDAAVAVGYALAVVYPTAGNIGGGGFMTIRFKDGKTTFLDFRERAPLAATKSMYLDDKGNLVKGLSTEGYLAVGVPGPVMGFEHARSRYGTRPLQELIAPAIKLAKEGFLLEQGDIDSFDGETERLAEDPAAAAIFLRPDGKPFAVGEKLVQADLAASLSSIAEKGPDAFYKGAIADAIVKASAEKGGILAEKDFEQYAVRELEPVKCNYRGYDIVSSPPPSSGGVIICEILNILEGYPLSYLGYGSAETVHAMIEAMRHAYVDRNTALGDPDFVENPVGKLTDKAYAKEIREKIEPFRAGVSQALMPAGFTESKETTHYSIIDDEGNAVAVTYTLNGSFGAGVVAPGTGILLNNEMDDFTAKPGAPNLYGLVQGEANAIAPGKTPLSSMSPTIISKDGKPFMVIGSPGGARIITITLEAILNVIDHGMNVQEAVDAPRLHHQWLPDKVFMEPYALSPDTRKLLAAMGHDVEIDESWMIWGQATGILVGGEKLSEIEAGGGARYNGAVDSRIGAGAARGY from the coding sequence ATGCGCAGTCTGAGCTTGAAGAGCCAGTCCTTTGCTTTGATATTCACGCTTGGCGCCGTTTCGCCGTGGACGGCGCAGGCGGCGTCGCCGGAGCCGGTAAAAGCCGAGCACGGCATGGTGGTTACCGCCCAGCATCTCGCCTCCGATATCGGCGTGGAAGTGATGAAGAAGGGCGGCAATGCCATCGATGCGGCGGTCGCGGTCGGCTATGCGCTCGCGGTCGTCTACCCGACGGCAGGCAATATCGGCGGCGGCGGTTTCATGACCATCCGCTTCAAGGACGGCAAAACGACCTTTCTCGATTTTCGCGAACGCGCGCCGCTCGCCGCCACCAAATCGATGTATCTCGACGACAAGGGCAATCTCGTCAAAGGCTTGAGCACCGAGGGCTATCTCGCCGTCGGCGTGCCCGGCCCGGTGATGGGTTTCGAGCACGCGCGCAGCCGCTATGGCACGCGCCCACTGCAGGAGCTGATCGCGCCGGCGATCAAGCTCGCCAAGGAAGGCTTCTTGCTGGAGCAGGGCGATATCGACTCGTTCGACGGTGAAACAGAGAGGCTGGCGGAGGATCCGGCGGCAGCGGCGATCTTCTTGAGACCTGACGGCAAGCCCTTCGCCGTCGGCGAGAAGCTGGTTCAGGCAGATCTTGCCGCCTCGCTGTCAAGCATCGCGGAGAAGGGGCCTGACGCCTTCTACAAGGGTGCGATTGCCGACGCGATCGTCAAGGCGAGCGCGGAAAAGGGAGGCATCCTCGCCGAGAAGGATTTCGAGCAATATGCCGTTCGAGAACTGGAACCGGTCAAATGCAACTATCGCGGCTATGACATCGTGTCCTCGCCGCCACCATCGTCAGGCGGCGTCATCATCTGCGAGATCCTCAACATTCTCGAGGGTTATCCGCTTTCCTATCTCGGCTACGGTTCGGCCGAGACCGTGCATGCGATGATCGAGGCCATGCGCCATGCCTACGTCGACCGCAACACCGCGCTCGGCGATCCGGACTTCGTTGAAAATCCGGTCGGGAAACTCACCGACAAGGCCTATGCGAAGGAAATCCGCGAGAAGATCGAACCGTTCAGGGCGGGCGTCTCGCAGGCGCTGATGCCGGCGGGTTTCACCGAGAGCAAGGAGACGACCCACTATTCGATCATCGACGACGAGGGCAATGCCGTCGCCGTCACCTATACGTTGAACGGCTCCTTCGGTGCGGGCGTGGTGGCGCCCGGAACCGGGATCCTGCTCAACAACGAGATGGACGATTTCACCGCCAAGCCCGGCGCGCCCAATCTCTACGGCCTCGTCCAGGGCGAGGCGAACGCGATCGCGCCGGGGAAGACGCCGCTTTCCTCGATGAGCCCGACGATCATCTCAAAGGACGGCAAGCCCTTCATGGTGATCGGCAGCCCCGGCGGCGCGCGCATCATCACGATCACGCTGGAAGCGATCCTCAACGTCATCGACCACGGCATGAACGTCCAGGAGGCGGTCGATGCGCCGCGCCTCCACCATCAATGGCTGCCGGACAAGGTGTTCATGGAGCCCTATGCGCTTTCGCCGGATACCCGCAAGCTTCTCGCCGCCATGGGCCATGACGTCGAGATCGACGAAAGCTGGATGATCTGGGGACAGGCAACCGGCATCCTCGTCGGCGGAGAAAAGCTCTCCGAGATCGAGGCCGGCGGCGGCGCCCGCTACAACGGCGCTGTCGACAGCCGCATCGGGGCAGGCGCGGCGAGGGGGTATTAG
- a CDS encoding GNAT family N-acetyltransferase — protein MAQPELQLQDFAEDHARDLPTWFPTLRSLIQWGGPDVRFPLDKDQIDAMVAETAGRQPKRWIFSGLVRGVVAGHAQVALDWQNGVARLSRVAVNPLFRGQGLAGAFLTLVVRRVFAVPAFERLELNVYTFNGAAIRTYLGLGFIEEGVRRSSVKVGDERWDTAIYGLLRSDLPDGRVEYRVRRAKLRT, from the coding sequence ATGGCCCAACCAGAGTTACAGCTCCAAGATTTCGCGGAAGACCATGCCCGGGACCTGCCGACCTGGTTTCCGACGCTGCGATCCCTCATTCAATGGGGCGGCCCGGATGTCCGCTTTCCGCTCGACAAGGACCAGATCGATGCCATGGTCGCCGAGACGGCCGGACGGCAGCCGAAGCGCTGGATCTTTTCCGGCCTTGTGCGAGGGGTCGTTGCTGGCCACGCGCAGGTCGCCCTCGACTGGCAAAACGGTGTCGCCCGGCTCAGCCGCGTCGCCGTCAATCCCCTGTTTCGCGGCCAAGGGCTCGCCGGCGCCTTCTTGACGCTCGTCGTTCGGCGTGTCTTTGCCGTTCCTGCTTTCGAGCGGCTGGAACTCAATGTCTACACCTTTAACGGGGCGGCAATCCGCACCTATCTCGGCCTCGGCTTTATCGAAGAAGGCGTGCGGCGCTCGTCGGTGAAAGTCGGCGACGAACGCTGGGACACCGCAATTTACGGCCTGCTGCGCAGCGATCTTCCCGATGGCCGCGTTGAGTACCGGGTCAGGCGGGCAAAGCTCAGGACATAA
- the pcaQ gene encoding pca operon transcription factor PcaQ produces the protein MIDARVKFRHLQTFVEVARQKSVMKAAELLHVSQPAVTKTIRELEEVLGVAVFEREGRGIRITRYGEVFLRHAGAALTALRQGLDSVSQERSGDGPPIRIGALPTVSTRVMPRAMALFLKEETGARIKIVTGENAVLLEQLRVGDLDIVVGRLAAPEKMTGFSFEHLYSEQVVFVVRAGHPLLAGRQSIFAHLGDYPVLMPTRASIIRPFVEGFLIANGIASLPNQIETVSDSFGRAFVRSSDAIWIISTGVVTTDIDDGLLATLPIDTSETRGPVGLTMRTDAIPSLPLSILMQTIREAAGVAIPKG, from the coding sequence ATGATCGACGCTCGTGTAAAGTTTCGCCATCTGCAGACATTTGTCGAGGTCGCACGCCAGAAGAGCGTGATGAAAGCGGCCGAACTCTTACATGTCAGCCAGCCGGCCGTTACCAAGACGATCCGCGAACTGGAGGAGGTGCTGGGCGTCGCGGTATTCGAGCGCGAGGGACGCGGCATCAGGATCACCCGCTACGGCGAGGTCTTTCTCCGCCACGCCGGCGCGGCGCTGACGGCGCTCCGGCAAGGGCTCGATTCGGTCTCGCAGGAACGTTCCGGCGACGGCCCGCCCATCCGGATCGGCGCCCTCCCGACGGTTTCCACCCGCGTCATGCCGCGCGCCATGGCGCTCTTTCTCAAGGAGGAAACCGGCGCGCGCATCAAGATCGTTACCGGCGAAAATGCGGTGCTGTTGGAGCAGTTGCGGGTCGGTGACCTGGATATCGTCGTCGGCAGGCTCGCCGCACCCGAGAAGATGACCGGGTTCTCCTTCGAGCACCTCTATTCGGAACAGGTGGTGTTTGTGGTGCGCGCCGGCCACCCGCTGCTGGCCGGCAGGCAGTCGATCTTCGCCCATCTCGGGGACTATCCGGTTCTGATGCCCACCCGCGCCTCGATCATTCGCCCCTTCGTCGAAGGCTTCCTGATCGCCAATGGCATCGCCAGCCTGCCGAACCAGATCGAGACCGTTTCCGATTCCTTCGGCCGCGCCTTCGTGCGCTCGAGCGATGCCATCTGGATCATCTCGACCGGCGTCGTCACAACCGATATCGACGACGGTCTTCTGGCGACGTTGCCGATCGACACCAGCGAGACCAGGGGGCCGGTCGGGCTCACCATGCGCACTGACGCGATCCCGTCCTTGCCGCTCTCGATCCTGATGCAGACGATCCGCGAGGCGGCTGGAGTGGCGATACCGAAGGGCTGA
- the pcaD gene encoding 3-oxoadipate enol-lactonase produces the protein MQFARINDITIHYQVIGATGEKPVLVFANSLGTDFRIWRDVVVRLAGEFAIVLYDKRGHGLSDVGQVPYSIEDHATDLAALLDLLSVRQAIVCGLSVGGLIAQSLYQRRPDLVRALVLSDTAHKIGTAEMWDARIATIEAHGIEAIADAVLERWFTPAFRRPENVAFTGYRNMLIRQPVAGYIGTCAAVRDADYTEAAKKIAVPVLCVVGEEDGSTPPDVVLSTARLIPGARYEVIREAGHIPCVEQPEILTAILRPFFELVMHGDRKDE, from the coding sequence GTGCAATTCGCCCGTATCAACGACATCACGATTCATTATCAGGTGATTGGTGCGACGGGGGAAAAGCCTGTCCTTGTCTTCGCCAATTCTCTCGGCACGGATTTCCGCATCTGGCGCGATGTCGTCGTCCGGCTTGCCGGCGAGTTTGCGATCGTTCTTTACGACAAGCGGGGCCATGGCCTTTCCGATGTCGGCCAGGTTCCCTATTCGATCGAGGATCATGCGACCGATCTTGCCGCCCTGCTCGACCTGCTTTCCGTCCGCCAGGCGATCGTCTGCGGGCTTTCCGTCGGCGGCTTGATCGCGCAGTCGCTCTATCAGCGCCGTCCCGATCTGGTGCGTGCACTCGTGCTTTCGGACACGGCGCACAAGATTGGCACGGCGGAGATGTGGGACGCGCGCATCGCCACGATCGAGGCACACGGCATCGAGGCGATTGCCGACGCCGTACTCGAGCGCTGGTTCACGCCGGCTTTCCGGCGGCCGGAGAATGTCGCGTTCACCGGCTATCGCAACATGCTGATCCGGCAGCCGGTGGCGGGCTACATCGGCACCTGTGCTGCGGTTCGCGATGCCGATTACACGGAGGCGGCCAAGAAGATTGCCGTTCCCGTGTTGTGCGTCGTCGGGGAAGAGGACGGTTCGACGCCGCCCGACGTTGTGCTCTCGACGGCGCGGCTCATCCCCGGTGCACGCTACGAGGTGATCCGCGAAGCCGGTCATATCCCCTGTGTCGAACAGCCGGAGATCCTGACCGCGATTCTTCGGCCATTCTTCGAACTCGTCATGCATGGAGACAGGAAAGATGAGTGA
- the pcaC gene encoding 4-carboxymuconolactone decarboxylase, which yields MSDASAPSERYRQGMATRRAVLGDNHVDRAQSASTDFDRPFQDLITEAAWGHVWSRPTLTKRERSIVTIALLAALGQDEEVAMHVRATANTGASREDIREALLHVAIYAGVPAANHAIKIAKQVWDEMDAGRAA from the coding sequence ATGAGTGACGCCTCCGCGCCCTCCGAGCGCTATCGCCAGGGCATGGCGACGCGCCGCGCCGTTCTCGGCGACAATCACGTTGATCGGGCGCAATCGGCCTCGACCGACTTCGATCGCCCCTTCCAGGACCTGATCACCGAAGCCGCCTGGGGCCATGTCTGGTCGCGCCCGACCTTGACGAAACGGGAGCGCTCGATCGTCACCATCGCGCTGCTGGCGGCGCTCGGGCAGGATGAAGAGGTGGCGATGCATGTCCGCGCCACGGCCAACACCGGCGCGAGCCGCGAGGATATCCGCGAGGCGCTTCTGCACGTGGCGATCTACGCGGGCGTGCCGGCGGCGAACCACGCGATCAAGATCGCCAAGCAGGTCTGGGATGAAATGGATGCCGGCAGGGCGGCCTGA
- the pcaH gene encoding protocatechuate 3,4-dioxygenase subunit beta, which produces MSDRRNHQPETGAFFQRDRDWHAPAFTPGYKTSVLRSPQKALLSLDGTISEITGPIFGHSMLGELDNDLIHNFAKPGESAIGERIIVHGRVLDERGRPVPGALLEFWQANAGGRYRHKKETYLAALDPNFGGCGRTITDDEGYYFFRTIRPGAYPWPNGVNDWRPAHIHFSIFGHGFAQRLITQMYFEGDPMIWKCPIVNTIPDRRAIEQLIAPLDWANTIPMDARAYKFDILLRGRRSTFFENRPEGN; this is translated from the coding sequence ATGTCGGACAGACGGAACCATCAGCCCGAAACGGGCGCCTTTTTTCAGCGCGACCGTGACTGGCACGCGCCGGCCTTCACCCCCGGCTACAAGACCTCCGTGCTGCGCTCGCCGCAAAAGGCGCTGCTTTCGCTCGACGGCACGATCTCCGAGATCACCGGCCCTATCTTCGGCCATTCGATGCTCGGCGAACTCGACAACGACCTGATCCACAACTTCGCCAAACCCGGCGAAAGCGCGATCGGCGAGCGCATCATCGTGCATGGTCGGGTGCTCGACGAGCGCGGCCGTCCGGTGCCGGGTGCCTTGCTCGAATTCTGGCAGGCGAACGCCGGCGGGCGCTATCGACACAAGAAGGAAACCTATCTCGCGGCTCTCGATCCGAATTTCGGCGGCTGCGGCCGGACGATCACCGACGACGAAGGCTATTATTTCTTCCGGACGATCAGGCCCGGAGCCTATCCCTGGCCGAACGGCGTCAATGACTGGCGGCCGGCGCATATTCATTTTTCGATCTTCGGGCACGGCTTCGCCCAACGACTGATCACCCAGATGTATTTCGAGGGCGATCCGATGATCTGGAAATGTCCGATCGTCAACACGATCCCCGACCGTCGGGCGATCGAGCAACTGATCGCGCCGCTCGACTGGGCCAACACGATCCCGATGGACGCCCGGGCCTACAAGTTCGACATCTTACTGCGCGGCCGCCGCTCGACGTTCTTCGAAAACCGGCCGGAAGGCAACTGA
- the pcaG gene encoding protocatechuate 3,4-dioxygenase subunit alpha: MVQDLGYLKETASQTAGPYVHIGLTPNFCGISGVYKADLGTSMVNDKTLGQRITVRGRVIDGAGMPLRDALVEIWQADASGLYNSPSETRGTADPNFTGWGRCPTSAEDGVFTFETIKPGRVPFKDGRLMAPHITFWIVARGINIGLHTRMYFPDEGAANAEDPLLARIEHRLRAATLVAAGAAPSYTFDIHLQGEKETVFLDI; this comes from the coding sequence ATGGTTCAGGATCTTGGCTACCTCAAGGAAACCGCCTCGCAGACCGCCGGGCCTTACGTCCATATCGGCCTGACGCCGAACTTCTGCGGCATATCGGGCGTCTATAAGGCCGATCTCGGCACATCGATGGTCAACGACAAGACGCTTGGCCAACGCATTACCGTCAGGGGCCGCGTGATCGACGGAGCGGGAATGCCTCTCAGGGATGCGCTCGTCGAGATCTGGCAGGCGGATGCTAGCGGCCTCTACAATTCGCCCTCGGAAACGCGCGGTACGGCCGATCCGAATTTTACCGGCTGGGGCAGGTGCCCGACGAGCGCCGAGGACGGCGTCTTCACCTTCGAGACCATCAAGCCGGGCCGGGTGCCGTTCAAGGACGGTCGCCTGATGGCGCCGCACATCACATTCTGGATCGTTGCGCGCGGGATCAACATCGGTCTTCACACCCGGATGTATTTCCCGGACGAGGGGGCGGCGAACGCCGAAGATCCGCTGCTTGCCCGTATCGAACATCGCCTTCGCGCCGCGACGCTTGTCGCCGCGGGCGCGGCGCCTAGTTATACATTCGACATTCATCTCCAGGGCGAGAAGGAAACGGTCTTCCTGGATATATGA